The Synchiropus splendidus isolate RoL2022-P1 chromosome 1, RoL_Sspl_1.0, whole genome shotgun sequence genome includes a window with the following:
- the LOC128752210 gene encoding protein phosphatase Slingshot homolog 1-like isoform X2 yields the protein MHLTVKPPHATMINVLPRLVEKAALTQREICRILHESFFMVKGAALFLQQGGSTDGPRTPTHHKHAGDLPQHLQVMFKILRSEDRIKLAVRLESGWSERVRYMVVIYTNGHQDTEENVLLGMDFAEKDSKSCSIGMVLPLWSDTNIHLDGDGGFSVNTAGRSHVFKPVSVQAMWSALQVLHKACEVSRRFNYFPGGIALTWMAFYESCITSEQSCVNEWNAMTDLETTRPDSPTMFVDRPTERERTECLIKAKLRNIMMFQDLENITSKEIRNELEQHMSCNLTEYKEFIDNEMLLILGQMDKATLIFDHVYLGSEWNASNLEELRDCGVGYILNVTREIDNFFPGLFSYHNVRVYDEDATDLLAHWNDTYNFIVKAKKNSSKCLVHCKMGVSRSASTVIAYAMKEFGWSLEKAYNFVKQKRSIAQPNAGFMKQLAEYEGILDASKHRHNKLWRPETDEEGSDDLQASGHSTGGEETPVMRGEEAWGGCGASPCRVMGLEMEPLDSLNYNYYFRRLSDSALDSEPSTPVRGPPLLGMERVFIEIEDVERDALLEDEGFPMAHLVLPGEGTAAQTCGRLDPMEDMRQRLEFSTLEEEDEEEAKKEEAEMAAMAQSPEGSDGRKSGEDLERREESRLGLANLNTNNSNRLAAKRSCPAAFDDSASSGNPLKVKPSYHSCKDCLRLQQGRRCDRPAGGRSHRLNPSRHCTVPSICIHPPGTIFTSAPMLQPLPGPAVMPLNQVHHCASCTPDMPNCLKLVTPMSCEDSSVVGSEDMEDVQADVRELHMASAEALVAPHMAPSAGVTELQQQMQFSLELVRESSEPHEKLPASSMEHPLQMGPVP from the exons ATGCACTTGACGGTGAAACCCCCACACGCTACCATGATCAATGTGCTGCCTCGTCTTGTGGAGAAAGCTGCTCTGACTCAGAGGGAAATCTGTCGCAT CCTCCATGAGAGCTTCTTCATGGTTAAAGGTGCTGCCCTCTTCCTCCAGCAAGGCGGCAGCACGGATGGACCCagaaccccaacacaccacaaACATGCCG GCGATTTACCTCAACACCTGCAGGTGATGTTCAAGATTTTACGCTCTGAAGATCGCATTAAACTG GCTGTCAGACTGGAGAGCGGCTGGTCGGAGCGAGTTCGGTACATGGTTGTGATCTACACAAACGGACACCAGGACACGGAAGAAAATGTTCTACTGGGAATGGACTTTGCAGAGAAGGACAG TAAAAGTTGCTCTATTGGGATGGTGCTGCCACTTTGGAGTGACACAAACATACACCTGGATGGAGATGG AGGCTTCAGTGTCAACACGGCAGGGCGGTCACATGTCTTCAAGCCTGTATCTGTTCAGGCCATGTG GTCTGCCCTGCAGGTCCTCCACAAGGCCTGTGAGGTCTCTCGCCGCTTCAACTACTTCCCAGGAGGCATCGCGCTCACGTGGATGGCGTTCTACGAGAGCTGCATCACCTCAGAGCAGAGCTGCGTCAACGAGTGGAATGCGATGACGGATCTGGAGACAACAAGGCCTGATTCTCCAACCATGTTTGTGGACAG ACCAACAGAAAGAGAACGAACAGAGTGCCTCATTAAAGCAAAGCTACGTAACATCATGATGTTTCAGGATCTGGAGAACATCACATCCAAGGAG ATCCGGAATGAGCTGGAGCAGCACATGAGCTGTAACCTGACAGAGTACAAGGAGTTCATCGACAATGAGATGCTGCTGATCCTGGGACAGATGGACAAGGCCACCCTCATCTTTGACCATGTGTACTTG GGATCGGAATGGAATGCATCAAACTTGGAGGAGCTGCGAGATTGTGG GGTGGGGTACATTCTGAACGTCACCCGTGAAATTGACAACTTCTTCCCCGGGTTGTTCTCTTACCATAATGTCCGAGTTTATGACGAGGACGCCACTGACCTGCTGGCCCACTGGAACGACACCTACAACTTTATTGTGAAAGCCAA GAAGAACAGCTCCAAGTGTCTGGTCCACTGTAAGATGGGAGTGAGCCGCTCTGCCTCCACAGTCATAGCTTATGCAATGAAGGAGTTTGGCTGGTCTCTGGAGAAAGCCTACAACTTTGTCAAACAGAAGCGAAGCATAGCTCAGCCAAATGCtggattcatgaaacagctgGCAGAGTACGAGGGAATCCTGGATGCCAG CAAACATCGGCACAACAAGCTCTGGAGACCTGAAACGGATGAGGAGGGATCAGATGATCTGCAGGCGTCAGGCCACAGCACAGGCGGGGAAGAAACACCAGTGATGCGAGGAGAGGAAGCCTGGGGGGGTTGTGGAGCTTCTCCCTGCCGGGTCATGGGCCTGGAGATGGAGCCGCTGGACTCTCTCAACTACAATTACTACTTCAGGCGGTTGTCCGACTCAGCGTTAGACAGCGAACCCTCCACCCCGGTGCGGGGGCCTCCACTGCTGGGAATGGAGAGGGTCTTCATCGAGATCGAGGATGTAGAGAGAGACGCCTTGCTGGAGGATGAAGGCTTCCCCATGGCTCATTTGGTTCTACCAGGCGAAGGCACAGCTGCTCAGACGTGTGGCCGTCTGGACCCCATGGAGGACATGAGACAACGGTTGGAGTTCAGTACTttggaagaggaagatgaagaggaagccaAGAAGGAGGAAGCAGAGATGGCGGCCATGGCTCAGAGTCCTGAGGGTTCCGATGGGAGGAAGTCGGGAGAAGActtggagaggagggaggagagccGCCTCGGCTTAGCCAACCTGAACACCAACAACAGCAACCGCCTTGCTGCCAAGCGCAGCTGCCCCGCAGCCTTTGAT GACAGTGCCAGCAGTGGAAACCCTTTAAAAGTGAAGCCCTCCTATCATTCCTGTAAAGACTGCTTACGGCTGCAGCAGGGGCGGCGCTGCGACCGTCCAGCCGGCGGCCGCTCTCACCGCCTTAACCCGTCCCGCCACTGCACGGTCCCCTCCATATGCATCCATCCACCCGGGACCATTTTCACTTCTGCGCCGATGCTCCAACCCCTCCCTGGTCCAGCAGTGATGCCCCTGAACCAGGTCCACCACTGCGCTTCGTGCACCCCGGACATGCCCAACTGCCTGAAACTGGTCACACCCATGAGCTGCGAAGACAGCAGCGTGGTTGGATCCGAGGACATGGAGGATGTGCAGGCAGATGTACGGGAACTACACATGGCTTCTGCTGAGGCTCTGGTTGCGCCTCAcatggcgccatctgctggtgtgaCGGAGCTACAGCAGCAAATGCAATTTAGTTTGGAACTTGTGAGAGAATCCTCAGAGCCTCATGAGAAGCTGCCGGCTTCGTCCATGGAGCACCCGCTCCAGATGGGACCGGTGCCTTAA
- the LOC128752210 gene encoding protein phosphatase Slingshot homolog 1-like isoform X1 yields MALVTLQRSPTPSAASSASISSAGEDFGSDDDRKNNQSLHESFFMVKGAALFLQQGGSTDGPRTPTHHKHAGDLPQHLQVMFKILRSEDRIKLAVRLESGWSERVRYMVVIYTNGHQDTEENVLLGMDFAEKDSKSCSIGMVLPLWSDTNIHLDGDGGFSVNTAGRSHVFKPVSVQAMWSALQVLHKACEVSRRFNYFPGGIALTWMAFYESCITSEQSCVNEWNAMTDLETTRPDSPTMFVDRPTERERTECLIKAKLRNIMMFQDLENITSKEIRNELEQHMSCNLTEYKEFIDNEMLLILGQMDKATLIFDHVYLGSEWNASNLEELRDCGVGYILNVTREIDNFFPGLFSYHNVRVYDEDATDLLAHWNDTYNFIVKAKKNSSKCLVHCKMGVSRSASTVIAYAMKEFGWSLEKAYNFVKQKRSIAQPNAGFMKQLAEYEGILDASKHRHNKLWRPETDEEGSDDLQASGHSTGGEETPVMRGEEAWGGCGASPCRVMGLEMEPLDSLNYNYYFRRLSDSALDSEPSTPVRGPPLLGMERVFIEIEDVERDALLEDEGFPMAHLVLPGEGTAAQTCGRLDPMEDMRQRLEFSTLEEEDEEEAKKEEAEMAAMAQSPEGSDGRKSGEDLERREESRLGLANLNTNNSNRLAAKRSCPAAFDDSASSGNPLKVKPSYHSCKDCLRLQQGRRCDRPAGGRSHRLNPSRHCTVPSICIHPPGTIFTSAPMLQPLPGPAVMPLNQVHHCASCTPDMPNCLKLVTPMSCEDSSVVGSEDMEDVQADVRELHMASAEALVAPHMAPSAGVTELQQQMQFSLELVRESSEPHEKLPASSMEHPLQMGPVP; encoded by the exons ATGGCCCTGGTGACTCTGCAGAGGTCCCCCACTCCCAGTGCAGCATCCTCGGCCAGCATCAGCAGCGCGGGGGAG GATTTTGGAAGTGATGATGACCGGAAAAACAATCAGAG CCTCCATGAGAGCTTCTTCATGGTTAAAGGTGCTGCCCTCTTCCTCCAGCAAGGCGGCAGCACGGATGGACCCagaaccccaacacaccacaaACATGCCG GCGATTTACCTCAACACCTGCAGGTGATGTTCAAGATTTTACGCTCTGAAGATCGCATTAAACTG GCTGTCAGACTGGAGAGCGGCTGGTCGGAGCGAGTTCGGTACATGGTTGTGATCTACACAAACGGACACCAGGACACGGAAGAAAATGTTCTACTGGGAATGGACTTTGCAGAGAAGGACAG TAAAAGTTGCTCTATTGGGATGGTGCTGCCACTTTGGAGTGACACAAACATACACCTGGATGGAGATGG AGGCTTCAGTGTCAACACGGCAGGGCGGTCACATGTCTTCAAGCCTGTATCTGTTCAGGCCATGTG GTCTGCCCTGCAGGTCCTCCACAAGGCCTGTGAGGTCTCTCGCCGCTTCAACTACTTCCCAGGAGGCATCGCGCTCACGTGGATGGCGTTCTACGAGAGCTGCATCACCTCAGAGCAGAGCTGCGTCAACGAGTGGAATGCGATGACGGATCTGGAGACAACAAGGCCTGATTCTCCAACCATGTTTGTGGACAG ACCAACAGAAAGAGAACGAACAGAGTGCCTCATTAAAGCAAAGCTACGTAACATCATGATGTTTCAGGATCTGGAGAACATCACATCCAAGGAG ATCCGGAATGAGCTGGAGCAGCACATGAGCTGTAACCTGACAGAGTACAAGGAGTTCATCGACAATGAGATGCTGCTGATCCTGGGACAGATGGACAAGGCCACCCTCATCTTTGACCATGTGTACTTG GGATCGGAATGGAATGCATCAAACTTGGAGGAGCTGCGAGATTGTGG GGTGGGGTACATTCTGAACGTCACCCGTGAAATTGACAACTTCTTCCCCGGGTTGTTCTCTTACCATAATGTCCGAGTTTATGACGAGGACGCCACTGACCTGCTGGCCCACTGGAACGACACCTACAACTTTATTGTGAAAGCCAA GAAGAACAGCTCCAAGTGTCTGGTCCACTGTAAGATGGGAGTGAGCCGCTCTGCCTCCACAGTCATAGCTTATGCAATGAAGGAGTTTGGCTGGTCTCTGGAGAAAGCCTACAACTTTGTCAAACAGAAGCGAAGCATAGCTCAGCCAAATGCtggattcatgaaacagctgGCAGAGTACGAGGGAATCCTGGATGCCAG CAAACATCGGCACAACAAGCTCTGGAGACCTGAAACGGATGAGGAGGGATCAGATGATCTGCAGGCGTCAGGCCACAGCACAGGCGGGGAAGAAACACCAGTGATGCGAGGAGAGGAAGCCTGGGGGGGTTGTGGAGCTTCTCCCTGCCGGGTCATGGGCCTGGAGATGGAGCCGCTGGACTCTCTCAACTACAATTACTACTTCAGGCGGTTGTCCGACTCAGCGTTAGACAGCGAACCCTCCACCCCGGTGCGGGGGCCTCCACTGCTGGGAATGGAGAGGGTCTTCATCGAGATCGAGGATGTAGAGAGAGACGCCTTGCTGGAGGATGAAGGCTTCCCCATGGCTCATTTGGTTCTACCAGGCGAAGGCACAGCTGCTCAGACGTGTGGCCGTCTGGACCCCATGGAGGACATGAGACAACGGTTGGAGTTCAGTACTttggaagaggaagatgaagaggaagccaAGAAGGAGGAAGCAGAGATGGCGGCCATGGCTCAGAGTCCTGAGGGTTCCGATGGGAGGAAGTCGGGAGAAGActtggagaggagggaggagagccGCCTCGGCTTAGCCAACCTGAACACCAACAACAGCAACCGCCTTGCTGCCAAGCGCAGCTGCCCCGCAGCCTTTGAT GACAGTGCCAGCAGTGGAAACCCTTTAAAAGTGAAGCCCTCCTATCATTCCTGTAAAGACTGCTTACGGCTGCAGCAGGGGCGGCGCTGCGACCGTCCAGCCGGCGGCCGCTCTCACCGCCTTAACCCGTCCCGCCACTGCACGGTCCCCTCCATATGCATCCATCCACCCGGGACCATTTTCACTTCTGCGCCGATGCTCCAACCCCTCCCTGGTCCAGCAGTGATGCCCCTGAACCAGGTCCACCACTGCGCTTCGTGCACCCCGGACATGCCCAACTGCCTGAAACTGGTCACACCCATGAGCTGCGAAGACAGCAGCGTGGTTGGATCCGAGGACATGGAGGATGTGCAGGCAGATGTACGGGAACTACACATGGCTTCTGCTGAGGCTCTGGTTGCGCCTCAcatggcgccatctgctggtgtgaCGGAGCTACAGCAGCAAATGCAATTTAGTTTGGAACTTGTGAGAGAATCCTCAGAGCCTCATGAGAAGCTGCCGGCTTCGTCCATGGAGCACCCGCTCCAGATGGGACCGGTGCCTTAA